In Pochonia chlamydosporia 170 chromosome 3, whole genome shotgun sequence, the following are encoded in one genomic region:
- a CDS encoding fungal transcriptional regulatory protein (similar to Metarhizium robertsii ARSEF 23 XP_007821507.2) encodes MPAPRGGTRSHRKGHYSCDFCRSRKLRCDRPLPCTNCVSRGKTCIFEPPDGEEQCRQQRRRQVQAVSDVPPRESPSQQIPTPAGTAADQESLLAEIRTLKELAKDLERRVANQTNTVPSCRNENCASLPTSTSTSTSPTGFASQHSDADASDLGQISDVVAHLERVSMGQVSYEAIRVDEFMVNVKRVRAIPKTHSYTPQCVMLPPYDEARVLLDKFITSVSYIHHVVHHPSLPGIVEEVYRQLDNQEHVEPGHLVLLLSIIANATHVWGLGDEVSTENSLFASSTQANEQTSLWAKLAYDVLNSGRGGPPLSLEAIQGIIILSFLVCNLEGVSLRYRSLISTGLLLSREMGLHRTDYDLNTPAPNTVRVEMGRRAWWYLAATDWFLAARYGRAGEGIYQVNPLHMSVRKPRNINDVDLIDCGLNIDLPTTQLTEMSYFLQRIRLAEISRSYVDQQHHQVEGSPLHRDIDVMYMNAQLEEMIHDMPSFFCMESYGLGSDSSSSVAFVQAYMINSIMHTQRCKLHLSYLTSKPKDDRSYASSRSMCLESANQIIRGEQQLENSEHPFVHVRRRFSGLLHGVFMAAIVLLLDDCVNGRLKQDGSRYGEQTTEALRIIDAAREQSLAAENLHKSLMQILAKHCNEQKEQLATGKSLEATYSATPIATMMGAPLPQASEPPLCQSHSLSAAGSDFRMQPREGAAVSVSERGLDDAEGQVSDYYDPLLQSLGGLMDLDGFPWDHIFSDMSSTSMF; translated from the exons ATGCCAGCACCTCGCGGCGGCACACGCTCCCATAGAAAAGGGCACTATTCGTGCGACTTTTGCCGGTCGCGCAAGCTCCGATGCGATAGACCATTACCTTGCACCAACTGCGTCTCTCGTGGGAAAACGTGTATTTTCGAACCTCCAGATGGCGAGGAGCAGTGTCGGCAGCAGCGACGGCGACAAGTCCAAGCAGTTTCTGATGTTCCGCCCAGGGAGTCTCCTTCGCAACAGATTCCGACGCCTGCTGGTACTGCTGCAGACCAGGAGAGCTTGCTGGCAGAGATAAGAACTCTGAAGGAACTGGCAAAGGACCTGGAGAGGCGTGTtgcaaaccaaaccaacacaGTCCCCAGTTGCAGGAATGAAAATTGCGCCTCGCtgccgacgtcgacgtcgacatcTACCTCACCTACCGGCTTTGCCTCGCAACATTCAGATGCGGATGCGTCTGACCTTGGTCAGATAAGTGATGTGGTAGCTCATCTTGAACGGGTATCCATGGGTCAAGTCTCTTAT GAAGCTATCCGAGTTGATGAATTTATGGTAAATGTTAAACGCGTAAGGGCTATTCCCAAGACACACAGCTATACGCCGCAGTGCGTGATGCTCCCGCCATATGATGAGGCTAGAGTTCTCCTGGACAAATTTATCACCAGCGTCAGCTACATCCATCATGTAGTGCATCATCCTTCGCTACCGGGCATAGTTGAAGAAGTATACCGACAGCTTGATAACCAGGAGCACGTTGAACCAGGCCACCTTGTCTTACTGTTGAGCATTATTGCCAACGCGACGCACGTTTGGGGGCTCGGCGACGAAGTAAGCACCGAAAATAGTCTGTTCGCATCGTCAACCCAAGCCAATGAACAGACATCCCTCTGGGCTAAGTTGGCATACGATGTACTCAATAGCGGCAGGGGTGGTCCGCCGCTCTCGCTGGAGGCAATCCAAGGGATCATCATCCTGTCTTTTCTGGTTTGCAACCTGGAGGGTGTCTCGTTACGATATCGCTCCTTGATCTCTACGGGGCTATTGCTGAGTCGTGAGATGGGCCTCCATCGCACCGACTACGATTTGAATACACCGGCTCCGAATACGGTACGGGTTGAGATGGGTCGAAGGGCATGGTGGTACCTGGCTGCTACTGATTG GTTCCTAGCTGCGAGATATGGTCGCGCCGGAGAGGGCATCTACCAAGTTAACCCGCTTCATATGAGTGTCAGAAAGCCGCGAAATATCAACGACGTCGACTTGATCGATTGCGGGCTCAATATTGACCTCCCTACAACTCAGCTCACCGAGATGTCGTACTTCCTTCAAAGAATCCGACTGGCTGAGATCTCCCGCAGTTATGTtgaccagcagcaccaccaagtTGAGGGCTCGCCTCTACACAGAGACATTGATGTGATGTATATGAATGCTCAACTGGAAGAGATGATCCACGACATGCCGTCTTTCTTCTGCATGGAAAGCTATGGGCTCGGTTCAgactcatcatcaagcgTCGCATTCGTTCAGGCCTACATGATCAATTCCATTATGCATACTCAACGATGTAAACTGCATCTTAGTTATCTtacatccaagccaaaggaTGACCGATCGTACGCTTCATCTCGAAGCATGTGTCTTGAGTCAGCAAATCAGATAATACGTGGGGAACAGCAACTCGAGAACTCGGAGCATCCTTTCGTCCATGTACGCCGGAGGTTCTCTGGCCTTCTTCACGGCGtgttcatggctgccattgtGCTGCTGCTAGATGATTGCGTGAATGGAAGGTTGAAGCAAGACGGGTCACGTTATGGTGAACAAACGACCGAAGCTCTGCGTATTATCGATGCAGCAAGAGAGCAGTCACTCGCAGCAGAGAATCTCCACAAGTCACTGATGCAGATCCTTGCGAAGCATTGTAACGAGCAAAAGGAACAGCTGGCCACGGGAAAGTCTCTGGAGGCCACATATTCAGCAACACCAATTGCAACAATGATGGGGGCACCACTACCACAGGCGTCCGAGCCGCCGTTGTGTCAATCGCATTCCCTTTCGGCCGCTGGGAGTGATTTCAGAATGCAACCGCGCGAGGGAGCGGCTGTGAGTGTATCGGAGCGTGGCCTGGATGACGCAGAAGGACAGGTATCGGATTATTACGATCCACTATTGCAGAGTCTAGGAGGTTTGATGGACCTTGATGGGTTTCCGTGGGATCATATATTTTCTGATATGAGCTCAACATCCATGTTCTAA